TATTGATGGCTTCTAAAATATTATTGGTTCGAGGTTCTAAATATTGACGTAATAAAGACCGTAAATCTCGACTATCTTTCGTTTTAGCCGTAATATTACCAATTCCCGTTGACAGAGAAAACTCGCCTTCGGTACTAGCAGTTAATGTGCCAATTCCGGGTAAATTCACATCTCCTTTTAAGTCAATTTCCGTATTTAAAACACTGACAATTCCACTCAATAAACTTTTAAAGCCCTTGGCTTGTAATTTAATTTTCAGGCTTTCAATACTTTCACTAACTTGACGGGCGATCGCTAATAAAATATCCGTAATATCCACATCCGCCATATCTAAGTCTTTACTAGACTCGAAATAAACGACATGGAATCCTTCTTGTTTCAATTGAGTTTTGAGTCGCAGTAATTCCGTTGATTTCCCCGAACCAACATGACCTGTAAAGAGTTGACAGGTGGGGCGATCGGGAGACAACCGAGTAATTGTTCGAGAAATTTGTTCAATTAGCTTTCCCCCGCGTGCTGTAGAAAAATCAATATAATATTGTTGATCTTCTGGGTCTTCAACATTGAGGGTTTCAGCCGGATTAGAAGCTTTAAAAAAACGAGATAAATCAAGTTCCATTGTTGTTGACTATTATAGATCATTAAATTCCAGATAATCTGGCTTCTAAGACAGGACTTTTCGATCTCTTTCGGAAGAGATACTGACAATTCCGTCTGTATTTTAGACCTTAGACCGAAGGTTTTGACGGGATTAGTGGGCTAACCACCACCCAAAACTAAAGCCTAAACCGGAAGTTATCGCTAAAATCAGAAAGGTGTAAAACCCATTGTAGGACGCAAGTAATTTTTCTCCCGCAACCATTTGCGCCACGACGCCTGCAACGACAGCGATCGCACCCCAAGCCCCAATAATTACCTCTGGCTGCATTCGTTCTATAATTCGGATCATCGCTTTTTTACCCGCCCCGATCCAGGCGCCGATCCATCCTCCTAAGACTAATCCGAATAAACTCCCGGTTCCCAGTTTGGCTCTGGAGCGAAACAGAGCATCTAAAATAATTCCTAACATCAATCCCATAATTGTTCCAAAACACCCCCCAAAAACCGAACCTAACCAATTTCCGGTGCGGTTTCCGGCGACAAGCCCCGCAATAGCCGCAATTCCCATCACCGCTAATAGCCCAATTATCCCTTTAGAGGCGGTTTCTGAACCCGCCATCGCCCCTNGAAGAATCAGAATCCTCACTAGCGACCAGGGTAACAGTAAACCAAGCGATCAGGGCAACTATTCCCACCCAAAAGGGGATCTTCAAAGTGCTTAAAATCCAAGTGATTACGGTATAACAGACAAATACCCCCGTTAACCAACCCACAGGAATTGTTGGGGAAGTAGGGGGAGGCGGGGAAGCCGGGGATACAGGGGGAGGCGGGGAAGCCGGGGATACAGGGGATACAGAGGGAGCAGGGGATACAGGGGGAGGGTTACTGAGATAGGTTTTTAAGGTTTCGTAAGCTTGGCTAATTTGTTTAAATTTTTCTTCAGCTTGAGCTTGTAAGGGAGAATTTTGGGGATAGCGATCGGGATGCCAAATTAACGCCTGATAGCGATAGGCTTGTCTCACTTCCTCTAAGGAGGCTCCAGGTTTTAGCTCTAAAATTTTATAGTATTTTTCGATCTCCACGTTTGAAATCTGTTGATCTTTTCTTATTTTGACCTACAAAGGGAGAAGACAGATCGCTAAAATAGGGATTGTATTGCGCTTGGATTAAAACAGTGTTGGAACATCCTCTATTGCTTTTGGTTGATGGTCATTCGTTGGCGTTTCGTTCCTATTATGCCTTTGGGAAAAGTCGCCAAGGGGGGTTACGCACCTCAACGGGTATTCCGACGAGCGTTTGTTTTGGGTTTTTTAAGTCGTTATTAGATGTAATGGCGAGTCAAAAACCGGATTATTTAGCGATCGCTTTTGATTTAAAAGACCCAACCTTTCGTCATGAAGCGGATGAAAACTACAAAGCAGATCGAACGGAAACCCCTCAAGATTTTATTGAGGATATACTAAATTTACAAGGGTTATTACAAGCCTTAGATTTAAGCATTGTCACGGCTTCGGGTTATGAAGCGGATGATATTTTAGGAACGTTAGCGAGCCGAGGAAGTCAGGAGGGATATCGGGTTAAAGTTTTATCGGGAGATCAGGATTTATTTCAATTAATTGATATTGAAAAACGGATTAGTATTTTACATTTGGAACCGGGAAAAGGTAGCAGCACTACAGAATTTTTGGCTCAACAGGTTTATGATAAATTACAGATTTATCCCCATCAAGTCATTGATTATAAAGCCTTGTGTGGGGATAAATCCGATAATATTCCAGGGGTGAAAGGCATTGGCAAAACAACAGCCGTTAAATTATTAGCAGAATATGGTTCTTTAGAAAATATCTATGCCCATATTGAGGAAATTAAAGGCGCAACTCGCACAAAATTAGAGGAAGGAAAAGCCGATGCGGATCATTCTCAAACCTTGGCGCGAATTATTCAAGATGTGCCCTTAGAGGTTGCTTTAGAAAATTTGAAATTGCAAGGGTTTGATCAAGGTAAAATTCAACCAATTTTAGAACATTTACAATTGCAAACATTTTTAGATAAAATTAATCAAATTCAAAAGCAATTTAAAGGAAATATTCAACCCGAAGTATCTGAACCTTCGGTTAATATCGAGGAAGATACAAGTTTTTATACCAGGGAAGAAACGGAAATTGATCGACAAAAAAAATTAGAAAATAGTCCCAAATCTCAAATTCAATTACGTTTAATTCAAACCTCAGAAGCCTTAGAACAGTTAATTGATATTTTAAAAAGTCATACTGATCCTAACTTTCCTGTTGCTTGGGATACGGAAACAACCTCTTTAGAACATCGAGAAGCGGAATTAGTGGGAATTGGTTGTTGTTGGGGAACAGAGCCAACGGATGTGGCTTATATTCCATTAAATCATACTCAAGGAACGAATTTAGAAAAAACTCAAACCTTAAATCTTTTACGTCCGATTTTAGAAAGCGATCGCTATCCGAAAACCTTTCAAAATGCTAAATATGATCGATTAATTTTTAGAGTTCATGGGATAGAATTAAAAGGAGTTGTCTTTGATCCGATGTTAGCAAATTATGTATTAAATCCTGAAGATAATCATAATTTAATTGATTTAACCCGAAAATATTTAGGTACAGAATTAATCGCGCCGAGCTATAAGGAATTAGTACCCAAAGGAAAAACTATTGCAGATATTAATATTGCTCAAGTAGCCGAATATTGTGGAATGCAGGTTTATGTCACTTTTCAATTAGTGGATAAAATTAAAGCAGAATTTATAGATAAACCTCAATTATTGAAACTTCTAACAGAAGTTGAACAGCCTTTAGAATGTGTTTTAGCCGATATGGAATATTGGGGAGTGCATCTGGATATTGAATACTTACAGACCTTAGCCGAACAATTAGATAAACAGTTAGAAAGTATTGAAAATCAAGCTTATAAACTAGCGGGAGAAACCTTTAATTTAGGTTCGCCTAAACAACTCAGTAAACTTTTATTTGAAACGTTAGGATTAGATATAAAAAAAACCCGACAAATTAAAACAGGATATTCAACGGATGTGAATGTTTTAGAAAAATTACAAGGAGATCACCCCATTATTGATATAATATTAGAACATCGAACCTTAGCTAAACTGAAGTCAACTTATGTGGATGCTTTACCGACATTAGTTGATTCACAACAACAAATTCATACCAGTTTTAACCAAACCATTACCGCAACGGGACGGTTATCTTCTTCTAATCCTAATTTACAGAATATTCCGATTAAAACTGAATTTTCTCGAAAAATCAGAAAAGCATTTACGACCGAACCGAACTGGTTATTAGTTTCAGCAGACTATTCTCAAATTGAACTCAGAATTTTAGCCCATTTAAGTCAAGAACCGATTTTATTAGAAGCCTATCAAAATAATCAAGATGTTCATACGGTGACGGCTAAGTTATTATTTGAAAAAGAAACCGTAACATCGGAAGAAAGACGATTAGGGAAAACGATTAATTTTGGGGTAATCTATGGAATGGGGGCGCAACGATTTGCGCGAGAAGCAAAAGTAAGCAGTGCAGAAGGTAAAATATTTATTGAACGCTTTAACCAACGCTATTCCCAGGTTTTTGCGTATTTAGAATATGTTAAAAAACAAGCCATTTCTCAAAGATATGTCGAAACGATATTAGGACGAAGACGTTATTTTGAATTCCAAGGAAGCAGTCTTCAAGGGTTAAAAGGAGTTGATATAAATTCGATTAATTTAACTCAATTAAGTAAAAAAATGGGTCAAAATGATTCCCAACTCTTAAGAGCCGCTGCTAACGCTCCCATTCAAGGTTCGAGTGCTGATATTATTAAAATGGCGATGGTACAAGTGCATCAACTTTTAACCCAATATCAATCTCGATTAGTATTACAAGTTCATGATGAATTAGTCTTTGAAATTCCTGAGACGGAATGGGAAGAAATTCAACCTAAAATTAAGAACATTATGGAGCAAGTGCTTCCCTTAAGTGTGCCTTTGGTTGTCGATATTCACGCTGGACAGAATTGGATGGAAGCGAAGTAATGATGCTTTTACGATTATCGTAGCTACTGAGTTTTTCTGGAGTAAGATCGACATTTTCTAAAGTCATATTTATTGAACTAAATTTCTATTTCAGGTAATAGGTTCATTAATTTAGCCACGACTTGAACTAGGACTTCTGGAGGCATTTTACAAGCAAACTCTGCTTGTCTTGCTTGCCAATCAAATGATTTAATTTGATCGGCTAAAACAACTCCTGATACTGCCAATCCTTCGGGAATTGGTACTTCAAAAGGATAACCTTTTATTCGGCTAGTAATTGGACAGACTAAAGCTAGTCTAACTCGACGATTATATGTTGTTTTTGAGATAACAATAGCTGGACGGCGACCAGCCTGTTCCCTGCCCATTTGCGGAATAAAGTCAATCCAAATGATATCACCTTGACGGGGAATATACAACTGAGAATCATCGGATTTCATATATTATGTTTCCAGTCCAATCTCACTATGGATGCTATCAGGTTTGATTGCTGCTAATAATTGATTCAATTGACTCTCTTTTTGAATTAAACAAGGTAATTTAGCAGCAATAATTTGAATAGCTAAATATTCTATTGATTCTTCTTTTAGGTCAGCTAGTAAAGAGAGTTGCTCAAAAAGGGTTTCCGAAATTTCTAATGTTACTTTGTGGCTATTCATTTAACACCTACTTATTTCGTAATCTACCAGTTTTCAAATGAATAATGTACAGATTAAAGATTATTTACCCGATCAATACTATATATGAATTATAACCCCGGCTCGGTCAAATCGTAATTTTCACGGTGAAATTGAACATAATTCCGGCTTTGCGTAGGACTATAAAAATGAAACAGCCCTGGGGGGGTATCCTGGGGGAGGGGTATCGAGGCAGAAGTACATAACAAGTATTAAGAAACGTAAATGTTATGTAACGAGTTGTCAAAACCACTTTTATTATGCAATGACTTGGGTTATTGTATACCTATACACAGAAAAGCCCACAAACAATGTGTTCTCAAAGACTGACCATTGCAATCCCAGGCTCCTTGTATGAGCGGTTGCAGCACGTCAAAAAAGACATCAACATATCTGGCTTGTGCCAGGAGGCGTTGAATATGGCAATTACATTAAAAGAAACCCAAGCTCAAACTCCAATTCAAACCCAAACTTTCGACCGGAAACAGTTAATTGAACGGTTGAAACTCGGAAAAAAACTGTTAACGGCGCAGATTAGAGAACAAGGCTGTCAGTTAGGCTTAAAATCAGCCCTGAGTCTTTCCTATACAGAATTCCAACGGATTGAATATCTTCATCGAGGTCATGCTAGAATCTGCGCTAGTTCATTTGCAGATATGTGGCAATGGTTAGCGTCTCGTCAAACAGACAATTCCATGCAATTTGTAGATGACGAATTAAGCGAACTTATCCCTCTAAATGAGGAAAATAAAACGATTTTTGTTGAAGGTTGGATTGAAGGAGTATTATCGATTTGGAATCAAATTAAAGACGAAGTGAATGATGCAGATTTAGACTAAAATTTGCCGATTAATTAACAAAGATAGCAGCAGCCGGGAGGCTTTGAACATGGCTATTTGTCTCCAAGAACAAATCGTTGGATATTTTGATTCTGAATCGCTGGTACAACGGCTACGTCAGGAAAAAAAAGAGGTATTAGAACAAGTCCGAGAACAAGGATTTAACTTTGGCATTAAATCTGCCAGTAGCCTTTCTTATCCAGAATTTCATCGGATTGAATGTCTGAGCGTTGCAGGTGTAAATACAGACTCTGAAGCTTTTGCTGAAATGTGGGAGTTATTAGACTCTCGCCACTATCAAAAAGAGATGCGATTAGACAAGGGTGCAGTCAGCAATCTTTTACCCTGTGATGATGATAATAAGGCAGCTTTTGTGAACAGTTGGATGGCGGGTGTTTTATTGGTTTGGAATCAAATTAAAAACCAAGTAGATGAAGAAGCAATCCAATAATTCCAGGTGGAGACGCAAGATTTTGCGTCTCTACTGTTAATCATCCGAAATTCTCCAGGAGGCGGTGGTAGATTTAGGGTAATTCCTCAATCAATCAGTTAACAATGAACCGATTTCAAAAATCTTGGAGAATTGCCTGCCTCCTCTATTTCCTGATGTTATTATTAATTGTAATTACAGCAGATTTGGGGAATTTACCTTATTATTGGTTAGAAAAACTTCCCTTTTATGATGTTTATGGACACTTTATTTTATATGGAATTGCATCTGTCCTCAGCCATCAAGCATTAGGAAGACAGAAGCTTGTAATTTATAACATTTTTCTTCCCTTGGGGCCATTTTTATTTGCCCTAGTCACAATTGCAGAAGAAATGATGCAAACTCTTTTTCCGAGTCGTACCTTTAGTTTACTCGATTTAAGCGCAAGTTTAATCGGGATTATTGTATTTTACTATATAGGAGAATTATGTTACTATTTTTATTATAAAAATCACTAAAATTTGCTCAAATTATAATCATCAAATAAAATTACTCTTGCTTGTTGAACTTGATTGTGAGAAAATCCCAAAGATTCCAAGGGTGAATTTCGTTCTATAATAAAACGTTTGAAGTTCACTCAATCTCACAGAATTATCCTTAACGGCATGAGCAATCAAAGCCCCATTCCCAATATTCCTGATTATACTTGGAGTCGTCCCATTGGTTTAGGCTGGGAAAAACCCTATACGGTTCGTTACGCCAGTAATTTAGATGATGGCCCTTGGCACGGAATGCCTTTAGGGGGGTTGGGTGCAGGTTGTATTGGACGTTCTTCACGCGGAGATTTTAACCTTTGGCATTTGGACGGGGGTGAACATATTTTTCGGACAATTCCCGCTTGTCAATTTAGCGTTTTTGAAGAAATAAACGGTCATAAAAAAGCTTATGCTTTATCAACAGAACCCCCAGAAGATGGGAGTTTATCGGCGTGGAATTGGTATCCTAATCCTACAAATTATCCTGAACAAACGGGAACCTATCATGCGTTATATCCCCGCAGTTGGTTTGTTTATGAAAATGTCTTTTCTGCACAATTAAGTTGTGAACAATTTTCTCCGATTTGGGCTAAAAACTATCAAGAAAGTAGTTATCCGATTGCAATTTTTGAATGGATTGCTCATAATCCAACGGATGAACCGATTACCTTAAGTATTTTATTAACTTGGGAAAATACAATAGGATGGTTTACTAATAGTTTAGCCAGTCCAGAAGTCACCGTTAGAGATGATGGGAGTCCGGTTTATGAATATCAACCTCGCTGGGGAAAAAGTGCAGGAAATGTGAATCGATTAGTTGAAGATTTTCATCGCATTGGCTGTTTAATGACTCACCCAAGCACTAATGAAGAAGTGCAGGAAGGGGAAGGACAAATAGCGATCGCAACGATTATAAATCCTGCGGTTGAAGTGTATTATCAAACCCGTTGGAACCCCACAGGAAGCGGAGAAGACATTTGGCATTGTTTTTCAGAAGATGGCACACTATTAGATCAAGAAAGTGAACATCCCGCTAAAGAAGGTGAACAACTTGCCGTTGCTTTAGCGGTTAAATTTACAATTAGACCGGGAAAAACTCGCAAGATTCCCTTTTATTTATCCTGGGATTTACCCGTTACAGAATTTGCATCAGGGATTAATTATTATCGACGTTATACTGATTTTTTTGGTCGCAATGGTCACAATGCTTGGTCAATGATTCGCACGGCGATGAAACATTCTGACACTTGGCGAGAACAAATTGAACTTTGGCAAAATCCAATTTTACAGCGTCAAGATTTACCGAATTGGTTTAAAATGGCGCTGTTTAATGAGTTATATTTACTCACTGATGGGGGAGCGATTTGGAGCGCGGCGGATGAACGTGATCCTATCGGTCAATTTGGGGTTTTAGAATGTTTAGATTATCGTTGGTATGAAAGTTTAGATGTACGATTATATGGATCATTTTCTTTATTAATGTTATGGCCGGAGTTAGAAAAATCGATATTAATTGCCTATTCTCGTGCGATTTCTCAAGGAGATAATACGCCTCGAATTATTGGTTATAATCAAGCCTCTGCTATTAGAAAAGCCGTAGGTGCAACTCCCCATGATTTAGGGGCACCAAATGAACATCCTTGGGAAAAAACCAATTACACCAGTTATCAAGATTGTAATCTCTGGAAGGATTTATCCTGTGATTTTGTTCTGCAAGTTTATCGAGATTTTCTATTAACGGGGGGAACAGATTATGAGTTTTTAAAAGATTGTTGGTCAGCAATGGTTGAAACCTTGGATTATCTCAAAACTTTTGATTTAGATCAAGATTCAATTCCTGAAAATAGCGGTGCACCGGATCAAACTTTTGATGATTGGAGATTACAGGGAATTAGTGCCTATTGTGGGGGGTTATGGTTAGCGGCATTAGAAGCGGTAATTGCTATGGGGAATACCTTAGAAAAAGCGGGATTATCTGAAACAGTTCAACCTGATCCTAAAACGGTGATTTCTACCTATCAAACTTGGTTAGAAATAGCTAAACCTCTCTATCATCAAACCCTCTGGAATGGTCAATATTATCGTTTAGATAGTGATAGTGGTTCTGATGTGGTTATGGCAGATCAATTATGTGGTCAATTCTATGCTAGATTATTAGGATTGCCGGATATTGTTCCCCCAGATTGTACAATTTCGGCATTAAAAACGGTTTATGATTCCTGTTTTAAAAAGTTTCATAATGGACAATTTGGCGCAGCGAATGGTGTTAGACCGACTGGAAAAGCGGTTAATCCTCAAGATACCCATCCTTTAGAAGTTTGGACAGGAATTAATTTTGGGTTAGCTGCCTTTTTATTACAAATGGGAATGAAAGCAGAAGCGTTAGAATTAACGGAAGTTGTAGTTAAACAAATCTATGAAAATGGCTTACAATTTCGGACTCCAGAAGCGATTACAGCCGTTGGAACTTTCCGCGCTAGTCATTATTTAAGAGCTATGGCAATTTGGGCAATTTATTACCAATATTTGTAACCACAAAGACACGAAGACACGAAGAAGGATAATTCAAGTGAAGTTTTTTCCTCCGGTGTTCCCTGTTCCCTGCTCTAAAATATGATAGGTTAAAAAAGGCGTTTTGATGAGCACAACTTGAACCAAAAACAATCCTCTAGTTACTGGGAATTAATTCCTTATATTCGCACTCAAGGACAAACCATTGCCAAAGCGCTCGCGTGTACTATTGCTTTTACGGTATTTTGGCCGTTATTAGCGTGGTTAGCCGGACAAATGGCGGGATATATTGGTCAGGGAAATGTGACCGCTATTGCTCAATTAGCAGGGGTGGCGGCGGTTGTTTTCCTGGTGCGGGGAACGGTACAATATGGTCAGGATACCCTGATGGCAAAAGCCGCGTTAACGATTTCTCTGGAGTTAAGAAAACAGGTTTATCGTCATTTACAAGGGCTGAATATTGGCTATTTTGAAACGGCAAAAACAGGGGATCTCGCCTATCGTCTGACGGAAGATATTGATCGAATTGGCGAAGTGATTAATAAATTTTTTCATCAATTTATTCCCTGTATTTTGCAGTTAATTGTGGTTTTGGGATATATGATTTATCTCAATTGGCAATTAACCCTCGCTACGTTAATTATAGCACCGTTTATGGCGGTGTTAATTGGTTGGTTTGGAGAAAAATTATTAATCTTTACTCGCCATAGTCAAAACCGAGTTTCTAATTTAGCTTCTTTATTAACAGAAGTGTTTAGCGGAATTCGTTTAGTCCAAGCGTTTGCGGCTGAAGAGTATGAAATTAATCGCTTTAGTTTAGAAGCGGAACAAAACCGTAAAGCTAAATATTTAGCTGAACAAATTAAAGCGTTGCAATTTGTGGTTGTTGGCTTTTTAGAAGCCATGAGTGTAATTTTGTTATTCTTTTTAGGAGGATGGCAAATTTCCCAAGGTAATTTAACCGGAAGTGGGTTTATTAGTTATATTGCGGCGGTGGCGTTATTAATTGATCCGATTTCCTTAACCACCAGTAATTATAGTGATTTTAAACAGGGTCAAGCGTCTTGCGATCGCATTTTTGAACTGTTAGCAGTGCAACAAACTGTGGTCGAAAAACCCAATGCTTTTATTTTACCTCATGTCACCGGAAAAGTCGAATATTTTAATGTTAATTTTGCTTATCCTAAAACCGATTTTTCCCAGAGTCAAGAAGACAATAAACCCGTTTTAGAAAATTTGAATCTATTGGTTAAATCAGGGGAAATGGTGGCTTTAGTGGGGCCGTCAGGAGCCGGAAAAACAACATTAGTGACTTTATTACCGCGATTTTATGATCGCCAGTCAGGAACGATTAAAATTGATGATATTGATATTCAAGATGTGACTTTAAAAAGTCTACGGCGACAAATTGGAATTGTCCCTCAAGATATTACCTTATTTTCAGGAACTATTGCTCAAAATATTGCTTTTGGTCAAGCTTATTATGAATTAACAGATGTGGAAGCCGCCGCCAAAATAGCTAATGCGGATGAGTTTATTCGGCAGTTTCCGAATGGATATCAAACTATTGTTGGAGAACGAGGAGTGAATTTATCGGGAGGACAGCGACAACGAATTGCGATCGCTAGAGCCGTTTTATTAAACCCTAGAATTCTAATTTTAGATGAAGCTACATCAGCTTTAGATTCAGAATCAGAGGCGTTAGTTCAAGAAGCTTTAGAACGGTTAATGCAGGATAGAACTGTTTTTATTATTGCTCACCGTTTAGCAACGGTCAGACGTGCTACCCGAATTTTAGTCTTAGAAAAGGGTCAAATTGTGGAATCAGGAACCCATCAAGAGTTATTAGAAAAAGGTGAGCGTTATGCTCAATTTTATGCTCAACAATTTGATTCATAATTACGAATTACGAATTACGAATTACGAATTATATTCCATCCTTTAATGTTAGCCACAAATACTTGATCGGGTGGCTAATCACTTTTTTCTATCCCCTATTCCCTATTTTCTTTTTCCCTCTGTTCCCTGTTCCCTGTTCCCTGTTCCCTGTTCCCTATTCCCTATTCCCTATTCCCTATCCTGAGATAGAGGAAAAATCTCAAACTATCTTTCAATATTGATCCAGACTTAAAACTGTCCTTATTGAGTGGTAAAATATTGTTATTCCAGCTAACTTAATTTTAATCGAATGGTTTTAATTATGCTGCAAGAACCCCAGATAATGCCTCCTTTCTACCGCCAATCTCAGCAAAGACGACAACGCCTTGAAAAAATAGAACAAATGTTAACTGAAATTCATGAACGCTTGAATACGATGAGCGAGGAGAACCGTAAGCTCATAGAAACCCTAGGGTTTAATACTCAAATAGATTGGATTCAGAAAAAGTTAGCTCAATTATGAAACGCCAAATAGGAGTAAAAAGGGAGGAGGTAGAAAGGAAATGGGATTAAACCCTTCGCCAGATGATGCAATTTTTAACGCTCAAGTG
The sequence above is drawn from the Planktothrix serta PCC 8927 genome and encodes:
- a CDS encoding J domain-containing protein, coding for MEIEKYYKILELKPGASLEEVRQAYRYQALIWHPDRYPQNSPLQAQAEEKFKQISQAYETLKTYLSNPPPVSPAPSVSPVSPASPPPPVSPASPPPPTSPTIPVGWLTGVFVCYTVITWILSTLKIPFWVGIVALIAWFTVTLVASEDSDSSRGDGGFRNRL
- the polA gene encoding DNA polymerase I, whose amino-acid sequence is MLEHPLLLLVDGHSLAFRSYYAFGKSRQGGLRTSTGIPTSVCFGFFKSLLDVMASQKPDYLAIAFDLKDPTFRHEADENYKADRTETPQDFIEDILNLQGLLQALDLSIVTASGYEADDILGTLASRGSQEGYRVKVLSGDQDLFQLIDIEKRISILHLEPGKGSSTTEFLAQQVYDKLQIYPHQVIDYKALCGDKSDNIPGVKGIGKTTAVKLLAEYGSLENIYAHIEEIKGATRTKLEEGKADADHSQTLARIIQDVPLEVALENLKLQGFDQGKIQPILEHLQLQTFLDKINQIQKQFKGNIQPEVSEPSVNIEEDTSFYTREETEIDRQKKLENSPKSQIQLRLIQTSEALEQLIDILKSHTDPNFPVAWDTETTSLEHREAELVGIGCCWGTEPTDVAYIPLNHTQGTNLEKTQTLNLLRPILESDRYPKTFQNAKYDRLIFRVHGIELKGVVFDPMLANYVLNPEDNHNLIDLTRKYLGTELIAPSYKELVPKGKTIADINIAQVAEYCGMQVYVTFQLVDKIKAEFIDKPQLLKLLTEVEQPLECVLADMEYWGVHLDIEYLQTLAEQLDKQLESIENQAYKLAGETFNLGSPKQLSKLLFETLGLDIKKTRQIKTGYSTDVNVLEKLQGDHPIIDIILEHRTLAKLKSTYVDALPTLVDSQQQIHTSFNQTITATGRLSSSNPNLQNIPIKTEFSRKIRKAFTTEPNWLLVSADYSQIELRILAHLSQEPILLEAYQNNQDVHTVTAKLLFEKETVTSEERRLGKTINFGVIYGMGAQRFAREAKVSSAEGKIFIERFNQRYSQVFAYLEYVKKQAISQRYVETILGRRRYFEFQGSSLQGLKGVDINSINLTQLSKKMGQNDSQLLRAAANAPIQGSSADIIKMAMVQVHQLLTQYQSRLVLQVHDELVFEIPETEWEEIQPKIKNIMEQVLPLSVPLVVDIHAGQNWMEAK
- the mazF gene encoding endoribonuclease MazF — protein: MKSDDSQLYIPRQGDIIWIDFIPQMGREQAGRRPAIVISKTTYNRRVRLALVCPITSRIKGYPFEVPIPEGLAVSGVVLADQIKSFDWQARQAEFACKMPPEVLVQVVAKLMNLLPEIEI
- a CDS encoding VanZ family protein; the encoded protein is MNRFQKSWRIACLLYFLMLLLIVITADLGNLPYYWLEKLPFYDVYGHFILYGIASVLSHQALGRQKLVIYNIFLPLGPFLFALVTIAEEMMQTLFPSRTFSLLDLSASLIGIIVFYYIGELCYYFYYKNH
- a CDS encoding GH116 family glycosyl hydrolase — its product is MSNQSPIPNIPDYTWSRPIGLGWEKPYTVRYASNLDDGPWHGMPLGGLGAGCIGRSSRGDFNLWHLDGGEHIFRTIPACQFSVFEEINGHKKAYALSTEPPEDGSLSAWNWYPNPTNYPEQTGTYHALYPRSWFVYENVFSAQLSCEQFSPIWAKNYQESSYPIAIFEWIAHNPTDEPITLSILLTWENTIGWFTNSLASPEVTVRDDGSPVYEYQPRWGKSAGNVNRLVEDFHRIGCLMTHPSTNEEVQEGEGQIAIATIINPAVEVYYQTRWNPTGSGEDIWHCFSEDGTLLDQESEHPAKEGEQLAVALAVKFTIRPGKTRKIPFYLSWDLPVTEFASGINYYRRYTDFFGRNGHNAWSMIRTAMKHSDTWREQIELWQNPILQRQDLPNWFKMALFNELYLLTDGGAIWSAADERDPIGQFGVLECLDYRWYESLDVRLYGSFSLLMLWPELEKSILIAYSRAISQGDNTPRIIGYNQASAIRKAVGATPHDLGAPNEHPWEKTNYTSYQDCNLWKDLSCDFVLQVYRDFLLTGGTDYEFLKDCWSAMVETLDYLKTFDLDQDSIPENSGAPDQTFDDWRLQGISAYCGGLWLAALEAVIAMGNTLEKAGLSETVQPDPKTVISTYQTWLEIAKPLYHQTLWNGQYYRLDSDSGSDVVMADQLCGQFYARLLGLPDIVPPDCTISALKTVYDSCFKKFHNGQFGAANGVRPTGKAVNPQDTHPLEVWTGINFGLAAFLLQMGMKAEALELTEVVVKQIYENGLQFRTPEAITAVGTFRASHYLRAMAIWAIYYQYL
- a CDS encoding ABC transporter ATP-binding protein; amino-acid sequence: MNQKQSSSYWELIPYIRTQGQTIAKALACTIAFTVFWPLLAWLAGQMAGYIGQGNVTAIAQLAGVAAVVFLVRGTVQYGQDTLMAKAALTISLELRKQVYRHLQGLNIGYFETAKTGDLAYRLTEDIDRIGEVINKFFHQFIPCILQLIVVLGYMIYLNWQLTLATLIIAPFMAVLIGWFGEKLLIFTRHSQNRVSNLASLLTEVFSGIRLVQAFAAEEYEINRFSLEAEQNRKAKYLAEQIKALQFVVVGFLEAMSVILLFFLGGWQISQGNLTGSGFISYIAAVALLIDPISLTTSNYSDFKQGQASCDRIFELLAVQQTVVEKPNAFILPHVTGKVEYFNVNFAYPKTDFSQSQEDNKPVLENLNLLVKSGEMVALVGPSGAGKTTLVTLLPRFYDRQSGTIKIDDIDIQDVTLKSLRRQIGIVPQDITLFSGTIAQNIAFGQAYYELTDVEAAAKIANADEFIRQFPNGYQTIVGERGVNLSGGQRQRIAIARAVLLNPRILILDEATSALDSESEALVQEALERLMQDRTVFIIAHRLATVRRATRILVLEKGQIVESGTHQELLEKGERYAQFYAQQFDS